A segment of the Alphaproteobacteria bacterium genome:
GCTCAATTTAATCGCACTTGGGTCCAACCGACTTGTTGCCAGTCAGAAGACCATTCCCGAACTGCAAATATGCACACGATCGAATTGGCGCTCGAATTGCCGGTAGCAGGCCGAGCAACCTTGCGATTGACGCACGCGTTCGTTTCTCGTGGTCCGCGTAACGTCAAGCCGTGTCGACCGACAGCTTTTCGAGTGCCGCCCTGATTTGCGGCGGAATCGGGGTCGGCTTACGAGAGGCCCGCTCAACGAAGACATGCACGAAATATCCGACCGCGGCCGGAGTCTCGTGCCCCGCGCCGAAGAGCCCGATTTCATAACGAACGCTTGAAGTACCGAGCTTTCCGACGCGGAGGCCGCCTTCGACCAATTCGGGATAGGTGAGCTCTCGCTTGAACCGACACATGGTCTCGACCGCGAGGCCAATGACAGGGCCGTTGTGGTAGTCGAGCCCACCGGCGCTGACCAGGTACTGATTGATCAGCGTATCGAAGAACGAATAATAGATGACGTTATTGACGTGCCCGTAAACGTCGTTGTCCATCCAGCGCGTGGGCATCGGGAGAAAGTGCGGGTAGTCCTTCCGGGTTATCCTTGGTTCAGGTTCCTTCACACCTTCCTCCCTCCGCGATCGATCGCCTCCTAAAACGCACAAATGAACCGCCTCCGCAAGCGGTGACGAGGGGACGCTGCAACTCGCTTTTTCAGATGCACGGCAAGCGCCCACCCTTTATGAAGAAGGAAACTCGCCTTTACGTTCGTGAGCCAAAACCAACCATGCGTGAATATCGTATCGCAGCCATTCCCGGCGACGGCGTCGGCAACGAAGTCATTCCGGCCGGCCTTGAAGTGCTCAAGGCACTCGAGGCCCGCGATCGCGGCTTTCGGCTTGTGGTCGAGCAGTTTCCCTGGGGTTCGGCCTATTACAAAAAGCATGGCCATATGATGCCGCCGGATGGGCTCGACATTCTGAAGCCGTTCGATGCGATCTATTTCGGCGCCGTGGGTGCACCCGATGTCCCCGACCATGTGACGCTTTGGGGACTGCGACTGCCGATCTGCCAAGGCTTCGACCAATACGCCAACGTCAGGCCCGCACGAATTCTTCCCGGCATCACAAGCCCCTTACGAAAGGCGACGGCGGAAACTCTCGATTGGGTCATCGTTCGTGAAAACAGCGAAGGGGAATATTCCGGAAGCGGGGGCCGGGTCCATCGCGGTCTGCCGGAGGAGGTGGCGACCGAGGTCTCCACATTCACCCGCAGTGGCGTCGCACGGGTGA
Coding sequences within it:
- a CDS encoding thioesterase family protein, coding for MPTRWMDNDVYGHVNNVIYYSFFDTLINQYLVSAGGLDYHNGPVIGLAVETMCRFKRELTYPELVEGGLRVGKLGTSSVRYEIGLFGAGHETPAAVGYFVHVFVERASRKPTPIPPQIRAALEKLSVDTA